AGGTGGAAGGCGCATGCGTAACAGCCGTTTATTCGCGCACACTGGAAAAAGCGCGTGAATTTGCCGCACGGCATGGCGCGGAACATTCGTTTTGCGAGTTGGCGGATTTGGCTGCGAGTGATGCACTTGATGCGGTCTATATTGCCAGTCCTAATTCGTTGCATGCGGCGCAGGCGATTTTTTTATTGGAGCGCGGCAAGCATGTGCTGTGCGAAAAACCGATCGCTGCAAACAGCAGAGAACTGCAGGCAATGATTGATGCGGCACAGGCCTCGGGGACGCTGTTGATGGAAGCGATGAAAAGCAGTTTTCTACCTAACTGGCAGGCGGTGCGCGACAACATCGGCCGAATTGGCCAAGTGAGACGCTTTGTCAGCGTCAAATGTCAGTATTCATCGCGCTATGACCTCTTTAAGGCCGGCAAACCGACCAATACCTTTGAGCCGGCGTTTGCTAATGGTTCGTTAATGGATATCGGCGTCTATGCGTTGTATCCGATCCTCAGCCTGTTCGGCGAACCACAGACAATACAGGCGGATGGGATGTTGCTTTCGTCCGGCGTTGATGGACAGGGAAGCGTCACGTTACGTTATCCGGAAATGGATGCCATGGCTCTTCATTCCAAAGTGGCGGATTCAAAGTTGCCGAGTGAG
Above is a genomic segment from Azotosporobacter soli containing:
- a CDS encoding Gfo/Idh/MocA family oxidoreductase; translated protein: MIRFGIIGTSWISEAFLTALCQVEGACVTAVYSRTLEKAREFAARHGAEHSFCELADLAASDALDAVYIASPNSLHAAQAIFLLERGKHVLCEKPIAANSRELQAMIDAAQASGTLLMEAMKSSFLPNWQAVRDNIGRIGQVRRFVSVKCQYSSRYDLFKAGKPTNTFEPAFANGSLMDIGVYALYPILSLFGEPQTIQADGMLLSSGVDGQGSVTLRYPEMDAMALHSKVADSKLPSEIQGEEGTIIIDKISTPGKVTLLLRDGRSEDLSRTQEKHLMAYEIEEFCALLRAGRTESSVNSHALALQVMRVLDEARRQVGVVFPAD